A genomic window from Streptomyces sp. MST-110588 includes:
- a CDS encoding ABC transporter ATP-binding protein, whose protein sequence is MTTIEKTAAEPAPRSGDGGNAPLLQVRDLHVEFHTRDGVVKAVNGVNYSVAAGETLAVLGESGSGKSVTAQAIMGILDMPPAKIPQGEILFRGQDMLKMSAEQRRKIRGAKIAMIFQDALSSLNPVLSVGYQLGEMFRVHQGLSKKDARAKAIELMDRVKIPAAKSRVGDYPHQFSGGMRQRIMIAMALALEPDLIIADEPTTALDVTVQAQVMDLLAELQREFNMGLILITHDLGVVADVADKIAVMYAGRIVEHAPVHELYKTPAHPYTRGLLDSIPRLDQKGQELYAIKGLPPNLLNIPPGCAFNPRCPKAQDVCRTDVPELHTVDDGRGSACHFWKETVNG, encoded by the coding sequence GTGACCACCATCGAGAAGACCGCGGCCGAGCCCGCGCCGCGCTCCGGGGACGGCGGCAACGCGCCGCTGCTCCAGGTGCGCGACCTGCACGTGGAGTTCCACACCCGCGACGGTGTGGTGAAGGCCGTCAACGGCGTCAACTACAGCGTCGCCGCGGGCGAGACGCTGGCGGTGCTCGGCGAGTCCGGTTCGGGCAAGTCGGTGACCGCGCAGGCCATCATGGGCATCCTGGACATGCCGCCGGCGAAGATCCCGCAGGGCGAGATCCTCTTCCGCGGCCAGGACATGCTCAAGATGTCCGCCGAGCAGCGCCGGAAGATCCGGGGCGCCAAGATCGCCATGATCTTCCAGGACGCGCTGTCCTCGCTGAACCCGGTGCTGAGCGTGGGCTACCAGCTCGGCGAGATGTTCCGGGTGCACCAGGGCCTGTCCAAGAAGGACGCCAGGGCCAAGGCGATCGAGCTGATGGACCGGGTGAAGATCCCGGCGGCGAAGAGCCGGGTGGGGGACTACCCGCACCAGTTCTCCGGCGGTATGCGTCAGCGGATCATGATCGCGATGGCGCTGGCGCTGGAGCCGGATCTGATCATCGCGGACGAGCCGACGACGGCGCTGGACGTCACCGTGCAGGCGCAGGTGATGGATCTGCTCGCGGAGTTGCAGCGCGAGTTCAACATGGGTCTGATCCTGATCACCCATGACCTGGGTGTGGTCGCGGATGTCGCCGACAAGATCGCGGTGATGTACGCGGGCCGGATCGTGGAGCACGCGCCGGTGCACGAGCTGTACAAGACCCCCGCGCACCCGTACACCCGTGGCCTGCTGGACTCCATCCCGCGCCTGGACCAGAAGGGCCAGGAGCTGTACGCGATCAAGGGTCTGCCGCCCAACCTGTTGAACATCCCGCCGGGCTGCGCCTTCAACCCGCGCTGCCCCAAGGCACAGGACGTCTGCCGTACGGACGTCCCCGAGCTGCACACGGTCGACGACGGCCGCGGCAGCGCGTGCCACTTCTGGAAGGAGACGGTCAATGGCTGA
- a CDS encoding ABC transporter permease yields the protein MLKTAADEAVAAVEPVVKQEEKARSLWGDAWRDLRRNPVFYVSAVLIVFLVVISAWPSLLTSTSPYACDVTKARLGPSDGHPFGFNSQGCDVYARTIYGARASVVVGVGTTLLAGVIGCLMGGLAGFFGGWWDSILSRIGDIFFGIPILLGGIVFLSVIKGGSIFTVMLLMAILGWPQIARIARGAVITAKQQDYVQAARALGASTPRMLLRHITPNALAPVIVVATIALGTYVSLEATLSFLGVGLKPPAVSWGIDISSAATYIRDAPHMLLWPAGALSITVLAFIMLGDAVRDALDPKLR from the coding sequence ATGCTCAAGACCGCCGCCGACGAGGCCGTGGCCGCCGTCGAACCGGTCGTCAAGCAGGAGGAGAAGGCCCGCAGTCTGTGGGGCGACGCCTGGCGCGACCTGCGACGCAATCCGGTCTTCTACGTCTCCGCGGTGCTGATCGTCTTCCTGGTCGTCATCTCGGCCTGGCCGTCCCTGCTGACCAGCACGAGCCCGTACGCCTGCGATGTCACCAAGGCCCGCCTGGGGCCCAGCGACGGCCACCCCTTCGGCTTCAACTCGCAAGGGTGTGACGTCTACGCCCGTACGATCTACGGCGCCCGTGCCTCCGTGGTCGTCGGTGTGGGCACCACCCTCCTCGCCGGTGTCATCGGCTGCCTCATGGGCGGTCTGGCCGGTTTCTTCGGCGGCTGGTGGGACTCGATCCTCTCCCGGATCGGGGACATCTTCTTCGGTATCCCGATCCTGCTCGGCGGCATCGTCTTCCTGTCCGTCATCAAGGGCGGCTCGATCTTCACCGTCATGCTGCTGATGGCGATCCTCGGCTGGCCGCAGATCGCCCGTATCGCGCGCGGTGCGGTGATCACCGCCAAGCAGCAGGACTACGTACAGGCCGCCCGCGCCCTCGGCGCGAGCACCCCGCGGATGCTGCTGCGGCACATCACCCCCAACGCGCTGGCGCCGGTCATCGTCGTGGCGACCATCGCACTGGGTACGTACGTCTCGCTGGAGGCGACGCTGTCCTTCCTGGGCGTCGGCCTCAAGCCGCCGGCCGTCTCGTGGGGCATCGACATCTCCTCGGCGGCGACCTACATCCGTGACGCCCCGCACATGCTCCTGTGGCCCGCCGGCGCGCTGAGCATCACCGTGCTGGCGTTCATCATGCTCGGCGACGCGGTGCGCGACGCCCTCGACCCCAAGCTGCGCTGA
- a CDS encoding ABC transporter permease produces the protein MGRYVLRRLLQMVPVFIGTTFLIFVMVYAIGDPIAAMFGDRTPDPATAAQIRESLHLNDPLWSQYLQYMAGIFQGDFGTSFNGTPVTELMGTAFPNTIKLTLVAFVIELVVGVSLGVVAGMRRGRLADTGVLIFTLLVISIPTFVMGYVLQYFIGIKLAWTAPAVSIDVNMDELLLPGIVLAGVSLAYVSRLTRTSIAENMRSDYIRTATAKGLPRRRVVSIHLLRNSLIPVVTFLGTDIGGLMAGAVVTERIFNIQGVGYQLYQGISRQNSPTVVGFVTILVVVFLLANLLVDLLYAVLDPRIRYA, from the coding sequence ATGGGGCGCTACGTCTTGCGACGACTGCTCCAGATGGTGCCCGTCTTCATCGGCACCACATTCTTGATCTTCGTCATGGTCTACGCGATCGGTGATCCCATCGCCGCCATGTTCGGAGACCGGACACCGGACCCGGCCACCGCCGCTCAGATCCGGGAGTCCCTGCACCTCAACGACCCGTTGTGGAGCCAGTACCTGCAGTACATGGCGGGTATTTTCCAGGGCGACTTCGGTACGTCCTTCAACGGCACCCCGGTCACCGAGCTGATGGGTACCGCCTTCCCCAACACGATCAAGCTGACGCTGGTGGCCTTCGTCATCGAGCTCGTGGTGGGTGTGTCGCTGGGTGTCGTCGCGGGTATGCGCCGCGGCCGGCTGGCGGACACCGGCGTGCTGATCTTCACCCTGCTGGTGATCTCGATCCCGACCTTCGTCATGGGGTACGTGCTCCAGTACTTCATCGGCATCAAGCTCGCCTGGACCGCCCCCGCGGTGTCCATCGACGTCAACATGGACGAACTGCTGCTGCCGGGCATCGTGCTGGCGGGTGTCTCGCTGGCGTACGTCTCCCGGCTGACCCGTACGTCCATCGCCGAGAACATGCGATCGGACTACATCCGTACGGCCACCGCCAAGGGTCTGCCGCGCCGCCGGGTCGTCAGCATCCACCTGCTGCGCAACTCGCTCATCCCGGTCGTCACCTTCCTCGGTACCGACATCGGCGGCCTGATGGCCGGCGCGGTCGTCACCGAGCGGATCTTCAACATCCAGGGCGTCGGCTACCAGCTCTACCAGGGCATCTCGCGGCAGAACTCGCCGACCGTGGTGGGCTTCGTGACCATCCTCGTGGTCGTCTTCCTCCTCGCAAACCTGCTCGTCGACCTGCTCTACGCGGTCCTGGACCCGAGGATCCGGTATGCCTGA
- a CDS encoding ABC transporter substrate-binding protein, producing the protein MRGAKSATWVAGAIVVALGATACGGNSGSKSDEAGFIRANWGDPQNPLEPANTNEVLGGKVLDMIFSNLKEYDAKTGEAKNASAESIESKDAQNFTIKIKKGLKFSNGEAITSKSFVDAWNYAALATNAQKNAYFFADIEGYDKTSPAEGKPTEKTLSGLKIVDDHTFTVKLNKKFSTWPIRLGYKAFAPLPTQFFKDHEAYLKKPVGNGPYAIEEYKKGTQMKLVPNKYYSGDHKAKNKGVLLRVFTDSNAAYVALQSGQLDIDDDIPAEQIKNAKTDLKGNYFTQPAGIYQGVTFPFYKKEWTKPGMEKVRKGLSMAIDRKSITEKIYNGTRTPMTDLSSPVLGDANGYDKNICGDVCTYNPTEAKKLIEEGGGIPGGKMTISYNADKDSHKQWADAACNSINKVLGDDKACVGNPVGTFGDFRNQITKGEMNGPFRAGWQMDYPHIENFLTPLFATGASSNDGKWSNKEFDDLMKQAAAEPDIKKATDLYKQAEKVVLKDVVNIPLFYQNGTVGWSEKVSGVKLNPFSVPVFSDISVKD; encoded by the coding sequence ATGCGCGGTGCCAAGAGCGCCACCTGGGTCGCAGGTGCGATAGTCGTGGCCCTGGGGGCCACGGCGTGCGGTGGAAACAGCGGTAGCAAGAGCGACGAGGCCGGGTTCATCCGGGCCAACTGGGGTGACCCGCAGAACCCGCTGGAGCCCGCGAACACCAACGAGGTGCTCGGCGGCAAGGTGCTGGACATGATCTTCAGCAACCTCAAGGAGTACGACGCGAAGACCGGTGAGGCCAAGAACGCCTCCGCCGAGTCCATCGAGTCCAAGGACGCGCAGAACTTCACGATCAAGATCAAGAAGGGTCTGAAGTTCTCCAACGGCGAGGCCATCACCTCCAAGTCCTTCGTGGACGCCTGGAACTACGCGGCGCTGGCCACCAACGCGCAGAAGAACGCCTACTTCTTCGCCGACATCGAGGGCTACGACAAGACCTCCCCCGCCGAGGGCAAGCCGACCGAGAAGACGCTCTCGGGCCTGAAGATCGTCGACGACCACACCTTCACGGTCAAGCTCAACAAGAAGTTCTCCACCTGGCCGATCCGCCTGGGCTACAAGGCGTTCGCGCCGCTGCCCACGCAGTTCTTCAAGGACCACGAGGCGTACCTGAAGAAGCCGGTCGGCAACGGTCCGTACGCGATCGAGGAGTACAAGAAGGGCACGCAGATGAAGCTGGTGCCCAACAAGTACTACTCCGGTGACCACAAGGCGAAGAACAAGGGCGTGCTGCTCCGGGTCTTCACCGACTCCAACGCGGCATACGTGGCGCTGCAGTCCGGTCAGCTCGACATCGACGACGACATCCCGGCCGAGCAGATCAAGAACGCCAAGACCGACCTGAAGGGCAACTACTTCACCCAGCCCGCCGGCATCTACCAGGGCGTGACGTTCCCCTTCTACAAGAAGGAGTGGACCAAGCCGGGCATGGAGAAGGTCCGCAAGGGCCTGTCCATGGCGATCGACCGCAAGAGCATCACCGAGAAGATCTACAACGGCACCCGTACGCCGATGACGGACCTGTCCTCCCCGGTGCTCGGTGACGCCAACGGTTACGACAAGAACATCTGCGGCGACGTCTGCACGTACAACCCGACCGAGGCCAAGAAGCTCATCGAAGAGGGCGGCGGCATCCCCGGCGGGAAGATGACCATCAGCTACAACGCCGACAAGGACTCCCACAAGCAGTGGGCGGACGCGGCCTGCAACAGCATCAACAAGGTGCTGGGCGATGACAAGGCGTGCGTGGGCAACCCGGTCGGTACCTTCGGTGACTTCCGCAACCAGATCACCAAGGGCGAGATGAACGGGCCGTTCCGCGCCGGCTGGCAGATGGACTACCCGCACATCGAGAACTTCCTCACCCCGCTCTTCGCCACCGGCGCCAGCTCCAACGACGGCAAGTGGAGCAACAAGGAGTTCGACGACCTGATGAAGCAGGCCGCCGCCGAGCCGGACATCAAGAAGGCCACCGACCTGTACAAGCAGGCCGAGAAGGTGGTCCTCAAGGACGTCGTGAACATCCCGCTCTTCTACCAGAACGGCACCGTCGGCTGGTCGGAGAAGGTCTCCGGCGTCAAGCTCAACCCGTTCAGCGTCCCCGTCTTCAGCGACATCTCGGTCAAGGACTGA
- a CDS encoding condensation domain-containing protein: MTDGRTAPDPVTLLARIWKEILGVDRVGPDDDFFSLGGDSLLALKVIGAAQEHGLPLSLIDLFTNPTPRGACQAGTQAADRSKEPGALGQLSVLDRARVPADAVDAFPAAMLQLGLVYESLVSDGAFYLDVISRTVNRPLVPKTLRQALDLMSRRHSVLRTRFDFGTFSEPMQLVVKEARIPLVTADHQGLDEAVVGERYEQVMAELGVPFDPESAPLLRVHAAATGPAAFRLSYAFHHSIMDGWSEAVFFSELVRAYASLLEGTRPDFPAALPYAEFVRLEREALRDEESVRFFEAMKELLPAQREEILDVPDHRKVSAAVPEPDAARLFELSTRWGLPVKSLLLAVGCVAVGAAWETDTPVVGLLMNGRPERTGSDVTLGLFLNQLPLRLDLSGATWQKAAREALDAENRLLPHRRFPHAEFRRVLGRNPFEVMFNYVHFHPRNALLRSGLVGAEEDMRDHTSLPVRIEALNDSEGEGLSLHVTADVNRFGAELPGRLMSHLLAAVHSMTTAEDGPARL; the protein is encoded by the coding sequence ATGACTGACGGTAGGACGGCGCCGGATCCGGTGACCCTGCTGGCGCGGATCTGGAAGGAGATCCTGGGAGTGGACCGGGTCGGTCCCGATGACGACTTCTTCTCCCTGGGCGGTGACTCGCTGCTGGCACTGAAGGTCATCGGTGCCGCGCAGGAGCACGGGCTCCCGCTGTCGCTGATCGACCTGTTCACCAACCCGACGCCACGCGGCGCATGCCAGGCCGGTACCCAGGCGGCGGACCGTTCCAAGGAGCCCGGTGCCCTGGGCCAGCTCTCGGTGCTGGACCGGGCCAGGGTCCCCGCCGACGCGGTGGATGCGTTTCCGGCGGCCATGCTCCAACTCGGTCTGGTTTACGAGAGCCTGGTCAGCGACGGGGCCTTCTACCTCGATGTGATATCCCGCACGGTCAACCGTCCGCTGGTACCGAAGACGCTGCGCCAGGCCCTGGATCTGATGTCGCGGCGCCACTCCGTACTGCGTACCCGGTTCGACTTCGGCACCTTCAGCGAGCCGATGCAGCTTGTGGTGAAGGAGGCCCGGATCCCGCTGGTCACCGCTGATCACCAGGGGCTCGACGAAGCGGTCGTCGGCGAGCGGTATGAACAGGTGATGGCGGAACTCGGCGTCCCCTTCGACCCCGAAAGCGCCCCGCTGCTCCGTGTCCATGCCGCCGCCACCGGCCCGGCGGCCTTCCGCCTGTCCTACGCCTTCCACCATTCGATCATGGACGGCTGGAGTGAGGCGGTCTTCTTCAGCGAGCTGGTCCGTGCGTACGCCTCGCTGCTGGAGGGGACCCGCCCCGACTTCCCCGCGGCGCTCCCGTACGCCGAGTTCGTGCGGCTGGAACGGGAGGCGCTGCGTGACGAGGAATCCGTACGGTTCTTCGAGGCCATGAAGGAACTGCTGCCCGCGCAGCGGGAGGAGATCCTGGACGTCCCTGATCACCGCAAGGTCTCCGCCGCGGTCCCGGAGCCCGACGCGGCGCGGTTGTTCGAGCTGTCCACCCGATGGGGTCTGCCGGTCAAGAGCCTGCTACTGGCCGTCGGCTGCGTGGCGGTCGGAGCGGCCTGGGAGACCGACACACCGGTCGTCGGGCTGCTGATGAACGGCCGCCCCGAACGCACGGGGTCCGATGTGACGCTGGGCCTGTTCCTGAACCAGTTGCCGCTGCGGCTGGACCTGTCGGGGGCGACCTGGCAGAAGGCTGCCCGCGAAGCGCTGGACGCGGAGAACCGGCTCCTGCCGCACCGACGTTTCCCGCACGCGGAGTTCCGCAGGGTGCTGGGGCGGAATCCGTTCGAGGTCATGTTCAATTACGTGCACTTCCACCCCCGGAACGCCTTGCTGAGGTCGGGTCTGGTGGGGGCCGAGGAGGACATGCGCGATCACACGAGCCTGCCGGTGCGGATCGAGGCGCTCAACGATTCCGAGGGTGAGGGGCTGAGTCTGCACGTGACCGCGGACGTGAACCGCTTCGGTGCGGAACTGCCCGGCCGGCTCATGTCCCACCTGCTGGCTGCGGTGCACTCCATGACCACCGCGGAGGACGGACCTGCCCGCCTCTAG
- a CDS encoding ATP-grasp domain-containing protein: MPKTLIVVYADGAAHPGDIAVGLASWARCVFVTEPADHTRAMEPLLSQFGPVITTGSAAEAAARLRPYVPDGLVTYSERALRFAAEVASALELPFHDRPTVGRLTDKWLQRDALRAAGVDTVRCHRIATENDWARAVADTGLPAVLKPAHGGGSRNTFLVTDVGEGLELVRGLLSEERPGLVAGGALVLEEYLPGRDLGPFGDYVSVESIVRQGQVTDIAVTGKFPMVPPFRETGRFWPSPLEYEEEERARELARRSVEALGVRSGLTHTEIKLTPDGPRLIEVNGRLGGGINELSVRALGLNLIELAGRTALGEAVPTPDFYRGRAYFQLFHPAPRRASTLLGIEGVEEVKRNAGVTLYRPYAKAGARLPGGVQTQELDIVMGEAPDVTELATIAKEVEATLRYRFAFADEPGAAVTESSVTGAELGAL; encoded by the coding sequence ATGCCCAAGACCCTGATCGTGGTGTACGCCGACGGTGCGGCACACCCCGGTGACATCGCCGTCGGCCTGGCGAGTTGGGCACGGTGCGTCTTCGTCACCGAGCCCGCCGACCACACACGGGCGATGGAACCGCTGCTCTCGCAGTTCGGCCCCGTGATCACGACCGGGTCGGCGGCGGAGGCCGCCGCGCGACTGCGTCCGTACGTCCCGGACGGCCTGGTCACCTACAGCGAGAGGGCACTGAGATTCGCGGCCGAGGTCGCCTCGGCGCTGGAACTGCCCTTCCACGACCGGCCCACGGTCGGCCGGCTCACCGACAAGTGGTTGCAGCGGGACGCCTTACGGGCCGCGGGTGTGGACACCGTGCGCTGCCACCGGATCGCGACCGAGAACGACTGGGCGCGGGCGGTGGCCGATACGGGACTTCCGGCCGTGCTCAAACCCGCGCACGGCGGCGGCAGCCGCAACACCTTCCTGGTCACGGACGTCGGGGAGGGCCTGGAGCTGGTACGCGGCCTGCTGAGCGAGGAGCGGCCGGGCCTGGTGGCCGGCGGTGCCCTGGTACTGGAGGAGTACCTGCCCGGCCGGGACCTCGGCCCGTTCGGCGACTACGTGTCGGTGGAGAGCATCGTGCGGCAGGGCCAGGTCACCGACATCGCCGTGACCGGAAAGTTCCCCATGGTGCCGCCCTTCCGGGAGACCGGGCGGTTCTGGCCGTCGCCGTTGGAGTACGAGGAGGAGGAGCGGGCGCGCGAACTGGCGCGGCGCTCCGTGGAAGCGCTCGGGGTCCGATCCGGCCTGACCCACACGGAGATCAAGCTGACCCCCGACGGGCCGCGGCTCATCGAGGTCAACGGCCGGCTCGGCGGCGGCATCAACGAACTGTCCGTACGGGCACTGGGCCTGAACCTCATCGAACTGGCCGGGCGCACCGCGCTCGGTGAGGCGGTGCCCACACCGGACTTCTACCGCGGCCGTGCCTACTTCCAGCTCTTCCATCCGGCACCACGCCGGGCGAGCACCCTCCTGGGCATCGAGGGGGTGGAGGAGGTCAAACGGAACGCGGGGGTGACCCTCTACCGGCCGTACGCCAAGGCGGGAGCCCGGTTGCCGGGCGGTGTCCAGACCCAGGAGCTGGACATCGTGATGGGGGAGGCCCCGGACGTCACCGAGCTGGCGACCATCGCCAAGGAAGTGGAAGCCACCTTGCGCTACCGCTTCGCCTTCGCCGACGAACCGGGCGCCGCGGTCACGGAATCTTCCGTCACCGGTGCCGAACTGGGCGCGTTGTGA
- a CDS encoding alpha/beta fold hydrolase: MTELLWRFGGAATGRTAPGAGRTFVLAPFGGGSAYALAEWLPALLHQGETALALQYPGRGPRAGEPHARSLEELARQAAGEVAAHTEGPLVLAGHSLGAVLSYEIAVRLESLGREVELLAVSAARPPDMQRLDPAAVLGMSREDWLEELATGDGAGIEGATHADIVDLLVPVLRADYLLLARYRCDTRRTVSCPLLAMGGTADPWVTHDCLDAWGRWTTGKFTTRSLPGGHFYYRERTPEFCRLVRDALPPAPVPLPVPAQRSGKQE, encoded by the coding sequence ATGACCGAGCTGCTCTGGAGGTTCGGCGGTGCCGCAACCGGTCGTACCGCACCGGGGGCGGGGCGCACTTTCGTGCTGGCTCCGTTCGGCGGCGGCAGCGCCTACGCACTGGCCGAGTGGCTTCCGGCACTCCTGCACCAGGGCGAAACCGCACTGGCTCTCCAATACCCCGGGCGTGGCCCCAGGGCGGGGGAACCACACGCGCGGTCGCTGGAGGAACTGGCGCGGCAGGCGGCCGGCGAGGTCGCCGCCCACACCGAAGGGCCGCTGGTTCTGGCCGGGCACAGCCTGGGCGCGGTCCTCTCGTACGAGATCGCGGTGCGCCTGGAAAGCCTGGGGCGTGAGGTGGAGCTGCTGGCCGTTTCGGCCGCCAGGCCACCGGACATGCAGCGCCTGGATCCGGCGGCCGTCCTAGGGATGAGCCGGGAGGACTGGCTGGAGGAACTGGCGACCGGGGACGGTGCGGGCATCGAGGGCGCCACGCATGCCGACATCGTCGATCTGCTGGTGCCCGTACTGCGCGCCGACTACCTGCTGCTGGCCCGCTATCGGTGCGATACGCGCCGGACGGTGTCGTGTCCCCTGCTGGCGATGGGCGGTACGGCCGATCCATGGGTCACCCATGACTGCCTGGACGCCTGGGGACGGTGGACGACCGGAAAGTTCACCACCCGTTCGCTGCCGGGCGGCCACTTCTACTACCGGGAGCGGACGCCGGAATTCTGTCGGCTGGTCCGCGACGCACTGCCGCCCGCCCCGGTACCGCTCCCGGTGCCCGCACAGCGATCCGGAAAGCAGGAATGA